Genomic DNA from Caldicellulosiruptoraceae bacterium PP1:
TGCAAAACAATTTATGCAAAAAGACTTGATAACAAAGATTATAGATAATATAAGTTCAAGTAATATAAGATTTGAAGATTTTGAGATTGAAATTACAGAATCAATAGCAATGGGAGATATTGAATACTCATCAAAAATGATAAAAACTCTTTTCGAAAAAGGGATAAGTATTGCTATTGATGACTTTGGGACAGGTTATTCATCTTTAAACTACATAAATAAGCTTAACATAAATAGAATAAAGATAGATAGATCATTTACATCAGGGCTTGAATATGATAAAGAAAGCAGAACAATTGTTGAAGTAATTGTTTATCTTGCTCATAAGTTAGGACTTAAAGTAGTTTCAGAAGGAATAGAAAGCCGATTCCAGTATAACTTTTTAAAAGAGCTAAACTGTGATTATGGACAAGGCTATTTATTTAGCAAACCTCTTCCTGCTAATGAAATTGAAAAACTGCTCTTGAAAGGCAAGATAGAAATATAAAAATAATAAAGGTGAGGCCTAAAACCTCACCTTTTATACTTTGAATATCTCCATAGATTTTTCAAGATCTTGTGCTAATGCATGAAGCTTTTCAGCCATAGAATTTAATTCCTCAATAGCTGCAAGCTGTTCTTGTGTTGAAGCAGATACCTCTTCTGATGATGCTGCAGTTTCTTCTGAAATAGCTGAAATACTTTCTATACTATATATTATTTCATTCTTATCATTATCAATTTCTTGTATTGAATTATTTATATCAGCTATCTTTAATGTAAGAGCATTCATTGCACTTGATATTTTATTAAATGCTTTTGAAACATCTTGCACTGATGTAATTTGCTCTTTGATGATTGTATCAACATTTGTTGCAGCAACCTCAGTATTTTGAACTTGTGTTGTTATTTTTCTAAGCATATCTTCTATATCTTTAGTTGAATTTCTCGACTGATCGGCAAGCTTTCGTATCTCTGCGGCAACTACAGAGAATCCTCTTCCCGCATCTCCAGCTTTTGCAGCCTCAATTGATGCATTTAAAGCAAGAAGTTTTGTTTGTTCTGATATATTGCTAAGCAGTGTAGTAATTTTACCAATTGATTTTGTGTATGTTGTAAGATCTTTTATGCTTGAAAGCATAACCGAAGTAACTTTATTAGTTTCTTCAGACTTTTTATTTAGGTCATCAACAAGAACAAAACCGTTTTTGGTATATTTATCAACATTTTCAGAAAGCTTTTCCATATCAGTTGAAGCTTTTACAACATTATTAATTTTATTACCAAAGTTAGAAACCCTTTCGGTTATTTTGTTAGCTTCTTGAGCTTGATTAGAAGATCCTTCAGCAATTTCTTGTATTGCTCTTGCAACTTCATTTGATGCAGTTGATGTTTCACTCGCAATTGCAGCAACATTAGCAATTGCTTGTGTTACTTGATTTGATAAATCCACACCTTTTTTAATAATTGTTCTTATCTGTTCAGCCATGGTATTAAAGCTGTTACTTAAGACACCTATCTCATCATTTCTTTTTACATTTGAGGTCACAGTTAAATCTCCACTTGCAGCATGAGATAAGACTTCTGTTGCCTTTTCTACATCAAATGCTAATTTTGAAGCAAAATAAATACCAATAATTAATGCTGTTAATGTAAATATAACTGCTATTAAAATAATCAATGTTCGTAAACCATTAGCTGATGACAATAAATCTGTAAATGGGACAACACCTACATATGTCCATTTTGTACCTGGGGATTTAAAATAACATATTAGTGCAGAATTTTTACCTCCAATGTATTCTGTAGTTCCATCAAGTTTACCTTCACTTATTTTATTAGTAACTGCACTTACATAAGGTGAATTTATATCAAGCTTCACATTTATATTGTCAGGCGAAATAACTTTATTATCAGGAGTTAACAAAAAGAAAAATCCATGTGTAGATAGCTTAATCATTTGTAATGTTTCTTTCAATTTTTGTTCACTAATGTCAAACATAATAACACCAATTGTTGAGTTTATCCTTATATCCTTAAATGGCCTTGCAGCAACTACTGCATATGGCTCAATAGTATAGCCATTTTTTTCAGCAATAGTATCTAAATTCTCTTTATGATCATTAAGCCAAGTAATACCGCCTACAGTTGATTGGATTTTCTTATACCA
This window encodes:
- a CDS encoding methyl-accepting chemotaxis protein; the encoded protein is MKFKIPNIDVKLFISPFTKKGLSRKLALLMLGVILVPILIIGFTSVTTSYNTIISKSKESYLSTTHSSGMYFDLIFKNIENSTMQLMSNNTLMKYYSETSILDDFDKLQARQDAEKMVTNVMTTTDLISGIYILTTPETSIIYPTSSVTGIYDFKKLTESTWYKKIQSTVGGITWLNDHKENLDTIAEKNGYTIEPYAVVAARPFKDIRINSTIGVIMFDISEQKLKETLQMIKLSTHGFFFLLTPDNKVISPDNINVKLDINSPYVSAVTNKISEGKLDGTTEYIGGKNSALICYFKSPGTKWTYVGVVPFTDLLSSANGLRTLIILIAVIFTLTALIIGIYFASKLAFDVEKATEVLSHAASGDLTVTSNVKRNDEIGVLSNSFNTMAEQIRTIIKKGVDLSNQVTQAIANVAAIASETSTASNEVARAIQEIAEGSSNQAQEANKITERVSNFGNKINNVVKASTDMEKLSENVDKYTKNGFVLVDDLNKKSEETNKVTSVMLSSIKDLTTYTKSIGKITTLLSNISEQTKLLALNASIEAAKAGDAGRGFSVVAAEIRKLADQSRNSTKDIEDMLRKITTQVQNTEVAATNVDTIIKEQITSVQDVSKAFNKISSAMNALTLKIADINNSIQEIDNDKNEIIYSIESISAISEETAASSEEVSASTQEQLAAIEELNSMAEKLHALAQDLEKSMEIFKV